One Polynucleobacter necessarius genomic window, ATCACTGCCGTAACACGCTTAATCATTGATTTAGTGAATACCAAGCATGAAGCAGATATGGCGATTCTATTGATGGGCGTCATCATTCTCGTACTGGCATTAGCTAATGCTGTCGTTCGCTACGCCTCCTTTAAATTTCCCAGCAGACATAGCGAAAACGAATAACTACAGGTCTGGATCAACCCCAGCGTCGAACTGATAGGAGTGCACCCCTATTTAGACAGCTGCGCACATAGTCAATGCTCGTGCGCAGCGCGTAATAGTCACTTGCCAGGCGCTTTGAAACGTTAATATTAAGAGCCTGGTACTCAAAAAGATCCAATCTTTTAAGATACTCATCCTGCTTTGATTGATCAAAGTTGGTCAACAACTCTTGCTCAAATGCCTTTAACTCTCCATAAAGACGGTTAATTTTGTTGTACATCCTTCGCGTTCTGAAACTTGGCAAAACTTGCAGAGCGGGATAAGCAACGACCAAGAAAGGTAGCAATATAAATATCAAGCGGTTGATTAATTCTGCCAACCAAAATGGAAAATACGAAGTGATTAGTGGGTAGCGATTTTTTTCATAATGAATGGCTACAGGGCTCTCGGGCAACAAAGAATCTTTAAAAGAGGGGAGCTCCCCTTTCTTGGTAAAGAATGACTCTCGGCCATTAATTTCTCGCGCAGCCTCTAAAAATAAAAATTGAATGGCTGGATGCATCCGATCATCAATTAACAAATTCGTGGTAGTTGCTACTAGCTTTATATCTTCATTCGGAAAATTTTGCTCCAAACTAAAAGATCCTTCTGGGAC contains:
- a CDS encoding phosphate-starvation-inducible PsiE family protein; this encodes MIYVAITAVTRLIIDLVNTKHEADMAILLMGVIILVLALANAVVRYASFKFPSRHSENE